The sequence CCCGGATCCGGGAACTGGACGGGCTGCGCGGCGTCGCGATCCTGCTCGTCATCGGCTTCCACTACCTCCACGTCCAGGCGCAGCCCGGTGCTGCGCCTGGTCTCGTCCAGGCCGGCGCCCTGTTCCGCTGGGGCTGGGGCGGCGTCGACCTCTTCTTCGTGCTCTCGGGTTTCCTCATCACCGGCATCCTGCTCGACCACCGCGACGGCGCGCGCTACTGGCGGCCCTTCTACCTGCGCCGGGCGTGCCGGATCGTGCCGCTCTATTTCCTGGTGATCGCGCTCTTCGTGGCGCTGGCGCCGTGGGGCCGCGCGGCCCTGCCCTGGCTCTTCGCCGACGCGCGGCCCCTGTGGTCTTACCTCACCTTCACCCAGAACCTGCTCATGCACGACGCCGGCTTCGGCGCCAACTGGCTGGGCGTGACCTGGTCGCTGGCCATCGAGGAGCAGTTCTACCTCGTGGTGCCGCTGCTGGTGCGCGTGCTGCCGCGGCGGGCGCTCACGGCGGTGTTCGTGGTGGGGATCGTGGCGGCGCCCGGGCTGCGCCTGCTCGTGGGGAACCTGGGTGCCTACGTGTTCCCGTTCACGCGGGGCGACGCGATCCTGGCCGGCGGGCTGCTGGCCCTGCTCGTGCGCACGCCGGGGGCCTGGGCGTGGGTGCGGGCGCGGGCCGGGGGCCTGGCCTGGCTGTTCGTGCCGGCGCTGGCGGCGGG is a genomic window of bacterium containing:
- a CDS encoding acyltransferase, with amino-acid sequence RIRELDGLRGVAILLVIGFHYLHVQAQPGAAPGLVQAGALFRWGWGGVDLFFVLSGFLITGILLDHRDGARYWRPFYLRRACRIVPLYFLVIALFVALAPWGRAALPWLFADARPLWSYLTFTQNLLMHDAGFGANWLGVTWSLAIEEQFYLVVPLLVRVLPRRALTAVFVVGIVAAPGLRLLVGNLGAYVFPFTRGDAILAGGLLALLVRTPGAWAWVRARAGGLAWLFVPALAAGVVLWRKNAGVGDPWLHAVFAGAALVAVALPLALPAGLLHRVLRHRVLVWWGLRSYAVYLLHQPVAGLLHGLLRGEPVPVFHGWEGSGVTLLALAVTALLAEISYRFFEGPLLAWGRRRGRWT